In one Pseudodesulfovibrio tunisiensis genomic region, the following are encoded:
- the rpsF gene encoding 30S ribosomal protein S6, translated as MTHNYETLLLLSPELAEENRNEILGTLTGIVEREGGKLVETDVWGTRDLAYPVQKQTRGFYVRLVYDAPGALISELERNIRITDGIFKFITVKQAA; from the coding sequence ATGACCCACAATTACGAGACGCTGCTTCTGCTCTCCCCCGAGCTGGCCGAGGAAAACAGGAACGAAATCCTGGGTACCCTCACCGGCATCGTGGAACGTGAGGGCGGAAAGCTCGTTGAAACCGATGTCTGGGGCACGCGCGACCTCGCCTACCCCGTTCAGAAGCAGACCCGCGGCTTTTATGTCCGCCTGGTGTACGATGCTCCCGGCGCCCTGATCTCCGAGCTGGAACGCAACATTCGGATCACCGACGGTATCTTCAAGTTCATCACCGTCAAGCAGGCCGCCTAA
- a CDS encoding UbiX family flavin prenyltransferase yields the protein MNTRRIVLAMTGASGMPYAVALADALKDRTDIQLHLIISEAAKIVLKTETDIPLSRLTENATAVYDQNDIAAPPASGSWIHHGMIVCPCSMASLAAIAQGFGSNLIHRAADVTLKERRKLILVPRETPFNSIHLQNMLAADRAGATVLAACPGFYHRPATIEDLTNQLAGRILDQLEVPHTLFKRWGD from the coding sequence ATGAATACCAGACGAATCGTGTTGGCCATGACCGGTGCCAGCGGCATGCCATATGCCGTTGCCTTGGCAGACGCCCTGAAAGACCGCACGGACATCCAGCTCCATCTCATCATCTCCGAAGCCGCCAAAATCGTTCTGAAGACCGAAACCGACATTCCTCTGTCCCGTCTCACGGAAAACGCAACAGCGGTTTACGACCAGAACGATATCGCAGCTCCGCCAGCCAGCGGCTCATGGATTCACCACGGCATGATCGTCTGCCCGTGCTCCATGGCCTCGCTCGCCGCAATAGCCCAGGGCTTCGGCAGCAACCTCATCCACCGCGCTGCGGACGTCACCCTCAAGGAACGGCGAAAGCTCATTCTGGTCCCGCGCGAGACTCCGTTCAATTCCATACATCTGCAAAACATGCTCGCGGCCGACAGGGCCGGGGCCACGGTTCTTGCCGCGTGTCCGGGCTTCTATCACCGCCCGGCCACCATAGAGGATTTGACGAACCAGCTGGCCGGACGAATTCTGGATCAGCTGGAAGTACCCCACACGCTTTTCAAACGGTGGGGCGACTAG
- the uvrC gene encoding excinuclease ABC subunit UvrC, with amino-acid sequence MNDPVEKNPHNDPEGFKFLAAEYPTEPGVYLMKDDSGRIIYVGKAKNLRKRLSSYFHKHTGHTPKTKALVARIRAIDLLCTGTEKEALLLEASLIKKHRPRYNVVLRDDKQYVLFKLDKLSEFPRLTITRKAKRDGSIYFGPFTSAGAAKATWKLLGKVFPLRKCSDHMFRNRVRPCLYHHIHQCWAPCVLDVSREDYMEQVHRVEMFLSGRTGELLSMLEARMQEAAASMAYEQAAQYRDQVRAIRKTVERQVVVLPGGRDLDVAATAVAENGLGLGLLFIRQGRLLDQKHFFWPGLSLEDGPEVVSSFLAQFYASGKLVPPRIIEPHAAAGEALTEVLADLRQGSLRIGPPDTMQEKELLELARKVARKAGEKQETITARLRSALHLPSEPRRIECVDASHLGGQGMRVGMVVFEDGDYCREAYRTYAFPELEGTGDDYAALSGWARRRVESGPPWPDLVLIDGGRGQLAAVERALTETGIEPWPLASIAKGPTRRAGELEDQIFLPGRRNPLPLKAGSPELLFLQKVRDEAHRHVIGRQRQSRKKVLTSEVESLPGIGPKTARLLWDRFGSLDAMTKAGIEDVQSLPGVGRKRARTILDALGKLEK; translated from the coding sequence ATGAACGATCCTGTTGAAAAAAACCCACACAACGATCCCGAGGGGTTCAAATTTTTGGCCGCGGAGTATCCCACTGAGCCGGGCGTCTATCTGATGAAGGATGACTCCGGACGGATCATCTACGTGGGCAAGGCCAAGAATCTGCGCAAACGGCTCTCTTCCTATTTCCACAAGCACACCGGGCACACGCCCAAGACAAAGGCGCTGGTTGCGCGCATCCGGGCCATTGATCTGCTGTGCACGGGCACGGAAAAGGAAGCCCTGCTTCTGGAGGCCAGCCTGATCAAGAAGCACAGGCCGCGCTACAATGTGGTGCTGCGCGACGACAAGCAGTATGTGCTGTTCAAGCTCGACAAGCTGTCCGAGTTCCCCCGGCTGACCATTACGCGCAAGGCCAAGCGGGACGGTTCCATCTATTTCGGGCCGTTCACGTCCGCAGGTGCGGCCAAGGCTACGTGGAAACTGCTGGGCAAGGTCTTTCCCCTGCGCAAGTGTTCGGATCACATGTTCCGCAATCGTGTCCGCCCCTGTCTCTATCATCATATACATCAATGCTGGGCACCCTGCGTGCTGGACGTGTCCCGCGAGGACTACATGGAGCAGGTGCATCGGGTGGAGATGTTTCTGTCGGGCCGGACCGGAGAGCTTCTGTCCATGCTGGAAGCCCGGATGCAGGAAGCTGCGGCAAGCATGGCATACGAGCAGGCCGCCCAGTATCGCGATCAGGTTCGGGCCATTCGCAAGACCGTGGAGCGGCAGGTGGTTGTCCTGCCCGGCGGGCGTGATCTGGATGTGGCGGCCACGGCCGTGGCGGAAAACGGTCTCGGGCTCGGATTGCTTTTCATACGGCAGGGGCGTCTGCTTGATCAGAAGCATTTTTTCTGGCCCGGGCTTTCCCTTGAGGATGGTCCCGAGGTCGTGTCCAGTTTTCTTGCCCAGTTCTATGCTTCCGGCAAGCTCGTTCCTCCGCGCATCATCGAGCCGCATGCCGCGGCTGGTGAAGCTCTGACCGAAGTACTGGCCGATCTGCGGCAGGGCAGTCTGCGCATCGGACCGCCGGATACCATGCAGGAAAAGGAGCTTCTGGAACTCGCCCGCAAGGTGGCGCGCAAGGCCGGGGAAAAGCAGGAGACCATTACGGCTCGGTTGCGGTCCGCGCTTCATCTGCCATCCGAGCCCCGGCGCATCGAGTGTGTGGACGCTTCGCATCTGGGCGGGCAGGGAATGCGCGTTGGCATGGTGGTTTTCGAGGATGGCGATTATTGTCGCGAAGCCTACCGTACCTATGCGTTTCCGGAACTGGAAGGCACGGGTGACGACTATGCGGCCTTGTCCGGCTGGGCACGACGGCGTGTGGAGTCCGGTCCGCCGTGGCCCGATCTCGTGCTCATCGATGGAGGGCGCGGACAGCTTGCCGCCGTGGAGCGGGCGTTGACCGAAACCGGAATCGAGCCGTGGCCGCTGGCTTCCATAGCCAAAGGGCCGACCCGGCGGGCCGGGGAATTGGAAGATCAGATATTTCTCCCGGGACGCAGGAATCCGCTTCCTCTCAAGGCGGGGTCGCCGGAGTTGCTTTTTCTGCAAAAGGTCAGGGATGAAGCGCATCGGCATGTCATAGGCCGTCAACGCCAGTCGCGGAAAAAGGTGCTGACCAGCGAAGTGGAATCCCTGCCCGGAATCGGGCCCAAGACCGCCCGGCTTCTTTGGGATCGTTTCGGCTCGCTGGACGCCATGACCAAGGCCGGGATCGAGGATGTTCAAAGCCTGCCCGGCGTGGGCCGGAAACGTGCCCGAACCATTCTGGATGCGCTGGGCAAATTGGAAAAGTAG
- the rplI gene encoding 50S ribosomal protein L9 — MKLILRADVDSLGRVGDIVTVKAGYGRNYLIPQGLARPATQANLKQFELERNKLEAEAASLRTDAQGIADRIAATPVSIEVRVGENDKLYGSVTASNIADALEAAGIVIDRRKIVLDEPIRSLGDYEIEIKLHPEVRGELKLSVLGHGMPAEEPAEEETETAEEPEVTDAESDETVEA; from the coding sequence ATGAAATTGATCTTACGCGCCGACGTCGACTCTCTGGGTCGCGTTGGAGATATTGTTACCGTCAAGGCAGGCTACGGCCGCAACTACCTGATTCCTCAGGGACTTGCTCGCCCCGCCACTCAGGCCAACCTCAAGCAGTTCGAGCTGGAACGCAACAAGCTGGAAGCCGAGGCCGCCAGCCTGCGTACCGATGCTCAGGGCATTGCCGATCGCATCGCCGCAACTCCGGTTTCCATCGAAGTGCGCGTTGGCGAAAACGACAAGCTCTACGGTTCCGTGACCGCCTCCAACATCGCTGATGCTCTGGAAGCCGCCGGTATCGTCATCGACCGCCGCAAGATCGTTCTGGACGAGCCCATCCGCTCTCTGGGCGATTACGAAATCGAGATCAAGCTGCATCCCGAAGTTCGTGGCGAACTGAAGCTGTCCGTTCTGGGTCACGGCATGCCTGCTGAAGAGCCTGCCGAAGAAGAAACCGAGACGGCAGAGGAACCGGAAGTGACCGATGCCGAATCCGACGAAACCGTCGAGGCCTAA
- a CDS encoding bacteriohemerythrin: MTLMTWDPNLSVGDETIDAQHEKLINLINEAYESVQKHDEKQIGKLIDKMRQYADVHFSAEEALMKRDGFPGLEEHKFHHEKFRIETQRFHKEKFSRTNLSQIFVFLSRWLINHIMEDDMRYARYIRGE, encoded by the coding sequence ATGACCCTGATGACCTGGGACCCGAACCTGTCCGTGGGAGACGAGACCATTGACGCCCAGCACGAAAAACTCATCAACCTGATCAACGAGGCATATGAATCCGTTCAAAAGCATGATGAAAAGCAGATAGGCAAACTGATCGACAAGATGCGCCAATATGCCGACGTGCACTTCTCGGCCGAGGAAGCCCTGATGAAACGGGATGGTTTTCCGGGCCTTGAGGAACACAAGTTTCACCACGAAAAATTCCGCATCGAAACACAGCGCTTTCACAAGGAGAAATTCTCCAGGACGAATCTCAGCCAGATTTTCGTATTCCTGAGCCGTTGGCTGATCAACCACATCATGGAAGACGACATGCGGTACGCCCGCTACATCCGGGGCGAATAA
- the rpsR gene encoding 30S ribosomal protein S18 encodes MAFRKKFTPRKKFCRFCADAELPLDYKRPDILRDFVTERGKIIARRITGTCAKHQRRLTTEIKRARQMALLYYTTVHSSDVKKKSKI; translated from the coding sequence ATGGCATTTCGCAAAAAATTCACCCCGAGGAAAAAGTTCTGCCGGTTCTGCGCCGACGCTGAACTGCCCCTGGATTACAAGCGCCCGGACATCCTCCGGGATTTCGTGACCGAGCGCGGCAAGATCATTGCCCGCCGCATCACCGGCACCTGTGCAAAGCACCAGCGCCGCCTGACCACCGAAATCAAGCGCGCACGTCAGATGGCCCTTCTGTACTACACCACTGTTCACAGCTCTGATGTGAAGAAGAAGAGCAAGATCTAG
- a CDS encoding metal-dependent hydrolase, translating into MEITWYGHSNFRISSGGHSILLDPFFVGNPSAPVDYREVDACDLILVTHDHSDHIGQALELGIKHDAEIVAVFDTIQHLISTGLPQSLGVGMNIGGTVERLGIKIKMVQAMHSSATGAAAGYILTLPEGLCVYFAGDTGLFSSMELFAAFHDIDIAMLPIGGRFTMDPAQGAYACKMLQCKKIIPMHWGTWPILAQQTDSLAEALALTAPDTELVTLEIGKPMEF; encoded by the coding sequence ATGGAAATCACCTGGTACGGCCATTCCAATTTCAGAATTTCTTCCGGAGGACACTCCATCCTGCTGGACCCGTTCTTCGTGGGCAATCCGTCCGCGCCCGTGGACTATCGGGAGGTGGACGCCTGCGATCTCATCCTTGTCACGCACGACCACTCCGACCACATCGGTCAGGCTCTGGAACTCGGCATCAAGCATGATGCCGAAATCGTGGCCGTGTTTGATACGATCCAGCACCTCATCTCCACCGGCCTGCCCCAATCCCTTGGCGTGGGCATGAACATCGGCGGAACCGTGGAACGGCTGGGCATCAAGATCAAGATGGTTCAGGCCATGCATTCCTCGGCCACAGGTGCAGCCGCCGGCTACATTCTCACCCTGCCCGAAGGGTTGTGCGTCTACTTTGCCGGTGACACCGGCCTGTTCAGCAGCATGGAACTGTTCGCGGCCTTTCACGACATCGACATTGCCATGCTGCCCATCGGCGGACGGTTCACCATGGACCCGGCTCAAGGCGCCTACGCATGCAAGATGCTCCAATGCAAAAAGATCATCCCCATGCATTGGGGAACATGGCCCATCCTTGCACAACAGACCGATTCCCTTGCCGAAGCTCTGGCATTGACCGCACCGGATACGGAACTGGTCACGCTCGAAATCGGCAAGCCAATGGAGTTCTAG
- a CDS encoding UbiD family decarboxylase, protein MGYRNLSECLADLEARGDLVRIEQCVDPRIEAGAIQRRVFQAGGPALLFTNVKGCRFPMAANIYGTRERLRHVFRDTLETVERLMRLKLEPQAAFKRPWEYVRAPLAAWHTLPRKVASGPVMQNRTSVSSLPQLVSWPMDGGAYVTLPQVYSESPDSPGFGASNLGMYRVQLSGWAFERNREIGLHYQIHRGIGHHHAQAIRRGEPLKVNVFVGGPPSMTLAAIMPLPEGMPEVFFAGAMGGHRIPFVRKAGELPILAEADFCICGTVLPNEQKPEGPFGDHLGYYSLEHDFPVLRVDAVYHRTDAVWPFTTVGRPPQEDTMFGEFIHDLTGALVPSVFSGVHEVHAVDAAGVHPLLLAVGSERYVPYAEERQPQELLTNALALLGNTQTSLSKYVLIAAAEDAPDLSAHRVPEFFRHLLERVDLGRDLHFITRTTIDTLDYSGISLNQGSKLVLAAAGSKKRELGVEKPGNLDLPRGFRDPQVFQPGILVIKGPKHRRKRDQQDPAMERLAKALEKAVGLEGFPLIVVADDAGFTARDWDNFLWVAFTRSDPATDIYGVRAFSHCKHWGAETAVVVDARLKTYHAPPLEPDPEVERRVDELGAPGGPLHGII, encoded by the coding sequence ATGGGATACAGAAATCTTTCCGAATGTCTTGCCGATCTGGAGGCAAGAGGCGATTTGGTGCGCATCGAGCAATGCGTGGACCCGCGCATCGAGGCCGGGGCCATTCAGCGCAGAGTGTTTCAGGCCGGTGGACCGGCGCTGCTCTTCACCAACGTGAAGGGGTGCCGATTTCCCATGGCCGCCAATATCTATGGCACACGGGAACGTTTGCGCCATGTCTTTCGGGACACGTTGGAAACCGTTGAACGGCTCATGCGGCTCAAGCTGGAACCTCAGGCCGCGTTCAAACGCCCGTGGGAATATGTGCGTGCGCCTCTGGCCGCATGGCATACTCTGCCCAGAAAGGTTGCGTCCGGTCCGGTCATGCAAAATCGGACAAGCGTTTCCTCGCTGCCTCAACTGGTCTCCTGGCCCATGGATGGTGGCGCCTACGTGACCTTGCCGCAGGTATATTCCGAAAGTCCGGATTCTCCCGGATTCGGTGCGTCCAATCTCGGAATGTACCGGGTACAGCTCTCGGGATGGGCCTTTGAGAGGAATCGGGAAATCGGTCTGCATTATCAGATTCATCGCGGCATAGGCCATCATCACGCACAGGCCATCCGCAGAGGCGAGCCTCTCAAGGTCAATGTCTTCGTGGGCGGGCCGCCGAGCATGACCCTTGCCGCGATCATGCCGCTTCCCGAGGGCATGCCCGAGGTCTTTTTTGCCGGAGCCATGGGCGGGCATCGCATTCCGTTCGTCAGAAAGGCCGGGGAACTGCCCATTCTGGCCGAAGCGGACTTCTGCATTTGCGGCACCGTGCTGCCGAATGAGCAGAAGCCCGAGGGGCCGTTCGGCGACCATCTCGGCTATTACAGTCTTGAACACGATTTTCCGGTTCTGCGCGTGGACGCCGTGTATCATCGTACCGATGCGGTCTGGCCGTTCACCACGGTCGGACGTCCTCCCCAGGAGGACACCATGTTCGGGGAGTTCATCCACGACCTGACCGGGGCGCTGGTGCCGTCCGTGTTTTCCGGGGTGCACGAGGTGCATGCCGTGGATGCGGCCGGTGTGCATCCTCTTCTGCTGGCCGTGGGCAGTGAACGGTATGTGCCGTATGCCGAGGAACGCCAGCCGCAGGAACTGCTGACCAATGCGCTGGCCCTGTTGGGCAATACCCAGACCTCGCTTTCCAAGTACGTGCTCATTGCCGCAGCCGAGGATGCCCCGGACCTGTCCGCGCATCGCGTGCCCGAATTCTTCCGGCATCTGCTGGAGCGGGTCGATCTGGGCCGTGACCTGCATTTCATCACCAGAACCACCATCGATACGCTGGACTATTCGGGCATCAGTCTGAATCAGGGCTCCAAACTGGTTCTGGCTGCTGCCGGATCGAAAAAGCGGGAACTGGGAGTCGAAAAGCCCGGCAATCTGGACCTGCCGCGCGGATTCCGCGATCCTCAGGTGTTTCAGCCCGGCATTCTCGTGATCAAGGGACCCAAACATCGGCGCAAGCGCGATCAGCAGGACCCGGCCATGGAGCGGCTGGCAAAGGCTCTGGAAAAGGCTGTCGGGCTGGAAGGCTTTCCGCTCATCGTGGTTGCGGACGATGCCGGGTTCACGGCTCGCGATTGGGACAATTTCCTGTGGGTCGCCTTTACCCGGTCCGACCCGGCCACGGATATCTACGGGGTTCGGGCGTTCAGTCATTGCAAGCACTGGGGCGCGGAAACCGCCGTGGTGGTGGACGCACGCCTCAAGACGTATCACGCGCCGCCTTTGGAGCCCGATCCCGAGGTGGAACGGCGGGTGGATGAGTTGGGCGCGCCGGGCGGCCCGTTGCATGGAATCATTTAG
- the hisD gene encoding histidinol dehydrogenase — MSCRELTYSGPGDWQAIGRWLDKRKDPDTKVDGIVRDILKNVRTNGDKALVEYTRKFDCDSLDESMIRVPGKAIRASLEHIPAEDRDILEEAIGNIRAFHVNQKEKSWWTTAPDGTILGQMVRPVDRVGLYVPGGRGGETPLISSLIMNAVPAQVAGVEKIAVTSPPRKDGTLNPHILATAALLGLDEIFLAGSAWAIGALAYGTATINPCDVLAGPGNIFVATAKSQLIGSVGIDMVAGPSEIAILADESANPKWLAADMLSQAEHDPLAAALLITPSKELAKAVHDELGPQTAALPRSEIAGASLRDWGAIITVPDLETGADVINHIAPEHLELSIADPWAMLGTIRHAGAIFMGHNSPEPVGDYFAGPNHVLPTLRTVRFSSALSVQNFCKKSSVIAASPSYVTKHGDKIARLARLEGLEAHARSVECRNK, encoded by the coding sequence ATGTCCTGCAGAGAGCTCACCTACTCGGGCCCCGGCGACTGGCAAGCAATCGGCCGGTGGCTCGACAAGCGGAAAGACCCGGACACCAAGGTGGACGGGATTGTCCGCGACATCCTGAAAAACGTGCGGACCAACGGGGACAAGGCCCTGGTGGAATACACCCGCAAATTCGACTGCGACTCCCTTGACGAATCCATGATCCGCGTTCCGGGCAAAGCCATTCGCGCCAGTCTGGAACACATTCCCGCCGAAGATCGCGACATCCTTGAAGAAGCCATCGGCAACATCCGGGCCTTCCATGTCAATCAGAAGGAAAAATCCTGGTGGACCACGGCCCCGGACGGCACGATCCTCGGCCAGATGGTTCGGCCCGTGGATCGTGTGGGACTGTACGTTCCGGGCGGCAGAGGGGGCGAAACCCCGCTCATCTCCAGCCTGATCATGAACGCGGTTCCCGCGCAGGTTGCCGGGGTGGAGAAAATCGCGGTCACATCGCCGCCGCGCAAGGACGGCACCCTGAACCCGCACATTCTGGCCACGGCAGCCCTGCTCGGTCTGGATGAAATCTTTCTGGCCGGTAGCGCATGGGCCATTGGCGCGCTGGCATACGGCACCGCGACCATCAACCCCTGCGACGTGCTGGCCGGACCGGGCAACATCTTTGTTGCCACGGCCAAATCCCAGCTCATCGGGTCCGTTGGCATCGACATGGTGGCCGGCCCCAGCGAAATCGCGATTCTTGCCGACGAATCCGCCAATCCGAAATGGCTGGCTGCGGACATGCTGTCACAGGCCGAACATGATCCGCTTGCCGCGGCCCTGCTCATCACCCCGAGCAAGGAACTCGCCAAAGCCGTACACGATGAACTCGGTCCCCAGACCGCAGCCCTGCCGCGCAGCGAAATCGCAGGCGCGTCTCTCAGGGACTGGGGCGCGATCATCACGGTTCCGGATCTGGAAACCGGCGCGGACGTGATCAACCATATTGCTCCGGAGCATCTGGAACTGTCCATTGCCGACCCGTGGGCCATGCTGGGCACCATCCGCCACGCCGGAGCCATCTTCATGGGCCACAATTCGCCGGAACCCGTGGGCGACTATTTTGCCGGGCCGAACCACGTTCTGCCTACCCTGCGGACCGTCCGTTTTTCGTCAGCCCTGTCCGTGCAGAATTTCTGCAAGAAATCCAGCGTGATCGCCGCCAGCCCCTCCTACGTGACCAAACACGGTGACAAGATCGCCCGGCTCGCCCGACTGGAAGGACTGGAAGCCCACGCCAGAAGCGTTGAATGCCGCAACAAGTAA
- a CDS encoding outer membrane homotrimeric porin codes for MKRLTLLAVLCAFVLGMAASASAAEIKASGSWAVEAVWKSNWQFQTDNKANDMQTFNVKQRATTSFEFIANENLKGVMQLRYGTGAWGNDVFGLGNGDSNTAGTATQLRVRQAYLDFNWPGTQQNIVAGYKSVSLPAMFGGGSYILDEEIATAMVSGPITDNVSYLVGYARAFQNDDENGEAGKLDNVDGYYAALPLSFEGFDIVPFGMYANIGENVTATDVTAASSKMKGLAAVSAQAASGNDSDFDNAWWLGLGFKMDLFDPFVFKADLNYGTVDADDDYNKRAGWLFDAALEYKGFDFMTPEVFFAYTSGEDEADNGTAASSGAYGKSHRMPVLAASNWAVGSFFIGGDTLLDGSINNRNASLGFWTLGVSFKDIASFLDGMSHTVHVLYMQGTNDKDLATFAANGNAVNNVAYGRTLTEDDSLWEVDVNTAYKVYDELTLTLDLGYINMDATNKWDVKDKGGDAWKISTGVLYQF; via the coding sequence ATGAAACGTTTGACCCTGCTCGCCGTGCTCTGCGCTTTCGTGCTTGGCATGGCTGCCTCCGCCTCCGCCGCGGAGATCAAGGCTTCCGGCTCCTGGGCCGTTGAAGCTGTCTGGAAGTCCAACTGGCAGTTCCAGACCGACAACAAAGCCAATGACATGCAGACCTTCAACGTGAAGCAGCGTGCCACCACTTCTTTCGAGTTCATCGCGAACGAGAACCTGAAGGGCGTCATGCAGCTCCGTTACGGCACCGGTGCTTGGGGCAATGATGTCTTCGGCCTCGGCAACGGCGACAGCAACACCGCTGGTACCGCGACTCAGTTGCGTGTGCGCCAGGCCTACCTGGACTTCAACTGGCCCGGCACCCAGCAGAACATCGTTGCTGGTTACAAGTCCGTGTCCCTGCCCGCCATGTTCGGCGGTGGTTCCTACATCCTGGATGAAGAAATCGCTACCGCCATGGTTTCCGGCCCGATCACCGACAACGTCAGCTACCTCGTTGGTTACGCCCGCGCTTTCCAGAACGATGACGAGAACGGTGAAGCTGGCAAGCTGGACAACGTTGACGGCTACTACGCTGCTCTGCCCCTGTCCTTCGAGGGCTTCGACATCGTGCCTTTCGGCATGTACGCCAACATCGGTGAAAACGTGACTGCGACTGACGTCACGGCCGCCTCTTCCAAGATGAAGGGTCTGGCTGCCGTCTCCGCTCAGGCTGCCTCCGGTAACGACAGCGATTTCGACAATGCCTGGTGGCTCGGCCTCGGCTTCAAGATGGATCTCTTCGATCCCTTCGTGTTCAAGGCTGACCTCAACTACGGTACTGTCGACGCCGACGACGACTACAACAAGCGCGCTGGCTGGTTGTTCGACGCCGCTCTGGAATACAAGGGCTTTGATTTCATGACCCCGGAAGTCTTCTTCGCCTACACTTCTGGTGAAGACGAAGCTGACAACGGTACTGCCGCTAGCTCCGGTGCCTACGGCAAGTCCCATCGCATGCCGGTTCTGGCCGCCTCCAACTGGGCTGTCGGTTCCTTCTTCATCGGTGGCGACACCCTGCTCGACGGTTCCATCAACAACCGTAATGCTTCCCTCGGTTTCTGGACCTTGGGCGTGAGCTTCAAGGACATCGCTTCCTTCCTGGACGGCATGTCCCACACCGTGCATGTCCTGTACATGCAGGGTACCAACGACAAGGACCTGGCCACCTTTGCTGCTAACGGCAATGCTGTCAACAACGTTGCCTACGGCCGCACCCTGACCGAAGACGACTCCCTGTGGGAAGTTGACGTCAACACCGCCTACAAGGTGTACGATGAGCTGACCCTGACTCTGGATCTCGGCTACATCAACATGGACGCCACCAACAAGTGGGACGTGAAGGACAAGGGCGGCGACGCCTGGAAGATCAGCACCGGCGTGCTGTACCAGTTCTAG
- a CDS encoding phosphoribosylaminoimidazolesuccinocarboxamide synthase, which translates to MNAVTQTDIKEYPLVSQGKVRDIYEIDDQTLLIVTTDRISAFDVVMPDPIPGKGVVLNQITLFWMDMMKDMVENHIIASNVADYPEPLHKYEAELQGRSVLVKKAKPLPIECIVRGYITGSGWNDYQKTGTVCGHDLPDGLKESEILPEAIFTPSTKAELGDHDENITLEKAAELLGDDMMRKVEKLALNIYTRARDYAGQRGILIADTKFEFGIVDDRLILIDEVLTPDSSRFWPAEGYEAGKSQPSFDKQYFRDWLVKSGFNKQPPGPSIPENVADATKAKYLEAYRLLTGKELNA; encoded by the coding sequence ATGAACGCCGTGACTCAAACCGACATCAAGGAATATCCCCTTGTTTCCCAGGGCAAGGTTCGCGACATCTACGAGATCGACGACCAGACCCTGCTCATCGTGACCACGGACCGCATCTCCGCTTTTGACGTGGTCATGCCCGACCCCATTCCCGGAAAAGGCGTTGTCCTGAACCAGATCACCCTCTTCTGGATGGACATGATGAAGGACATGGTGGAAAACCACATCATCGCCTCGAACGTGGCCGACTATCCCGAACCGCTCCACAAGTACGAAGCGGAATTGCAGGGCCGGTCCGTGCTGGTCAAGAAGGCCAAGCCCCTGCCCATCGAATGCATCGTGCGCGGCTACATCACCGGATCGGGCTGGAACGACTACCAGAAGACCGGCACCGTATGCGGCCACGACCTGCCCGACGGTCTCAAGGAATCCGAAATCCTGCCCGAAGCCATCTTCACGCCGTCCACCAAGGCCGAACTGGGTGATCACGATGAAAACATCACTCTGGAAAAGGCTGCCGAACTTCTGGGCGACGACATGATGCGCAAGGTGGAAAAACTGGCCCTGAACATCTATACCCGGGCCCGGGACTACGCAGGCCAGCGCGGCATCCTCATTGCGGACACGAAATTCGAGTTCGGCATCGTGGATGACCGCCTCATCCTCATCGATGAAGTGCTGACCCCGGACTCCTCCCGCTTCTGGCCCGCCGAGGGCTACGAGGCCGGGAAGTCCCAGCCCAGCTTCGACAAGCAGTATTTTCGCGACTGGCTGGTGAAAAGCGGCTTCAACAAGCAGCCTCCGGGACCAAGCATTCCGGAAAACGTGGCTGATGCGACCAAGGCCAAGTACCTTGAGGCATACAGGCTGCTCACCGGCAAGGAACTCAATGCGTAA